A region from the Pogoniulus pusillus isolate bPogPus1 chromosome 13, bPogPus1.pri, whole genome shotgun sequence genome encodes:
- the LOC135180572 gene encoding hemoglobin subunit pi — MTLTQSEKAAVVAIWAKAATQSEALGAESLERLFASYPSTKTYFPHFDLSQGSAQLRSHGTKIINAIGEAVKHVDDIRGALAKLSELHAYILRVDPVNFKLLSHCILCSLANRYPSDFTPEVHAAWDKFLSSVSSVLTEKYR; from the exons ATGACGCTGACTCAATCCGAGAAGGCTGCGGTGGTCGCCATCTGGGCAAAGGCAGCTACCCAGTCCGAAGCCCTGGGGGCAGAATCGCTGGAGAG acttTTCGCCAGCTACCCCTCGACGAAAACCTACTTCCCTCACTTCGATCTCAGCCAAGGCTCAGCTCAGCTTCgcagccatggcactaagatcATAAATGCCATCGGGGAAGCTGTGAAGCACGTGGATGACATTCGAGGTGCTTTAGCCAAGCTCAGTGAGCTCCACGCTTACATCCTCAGAGTGGACCCTGTGAACTTCAAG CTGCTTTCTCACTGTATCCTGTGCTCCCTGGCCAACCGCTATCCCAGTGACTTCACCCCAGAGGTTCATGCTGCATGGGACAAGTTCCTGTCCAGCGTCTCCTCTGTCCTGACTGAGAAGTACAGATAA
- the LOC135180573 gene encoding hemoglobin subunit alpha-D-like: MLTAEDKKVIQQIWPKVQAHEEAFGTEALERMFSAHPQTKTYFPHFDLSKGSVQIRDHGKKVAAALSTAVKSIDNLSQALAELSNLHAYNLRVDPVNFKLLSQSLQVVLAVHLGKDYTPEVHAAIDKFLSGVAAVLSEKYR, encoded by the exons ATGCTGACTGCCGAGGACAAGAAGGTGATCCAGCAGATCTGGCCCAAAGTGCAGGCCCATGAGGAGGCATTTGGAACCGAAGCCCTGGAGAG GATGTTCTCAGCACACCCCCAGACCAAGACCTACTTCCCCCACTTCGACCTGTCCAAAGGCTCTGTCCAGATCCGTGATCATGGCAAGAAGGTGGCAGCTGCCTTGAGCACCGCCGTCAAGAGCATAGACAACCTCAGCCAGGCCCTGGCTGAGCTCAGCAACCTGCACGCCTACAACCTGCGTGTCGACCCTGTCAACTTCAAG CTTCTGTCGCAGAGCCTGCAGGTCGTGCTGGCTGTGCACCTAGGCAAGGACTACACCCCCGAGGTGCACGCTGCCATCGACAAGTTCCTATCGGGCGTGGCCGCTGTGCTGTCTGAGAAGTACAGATGA
- the LOC135180571 gene encoding hemoglobin subunit alpha-A produces MVLSASDKTNVKGLFAKIGGQADEYGAETLSRMFATYPQTKTYFPHFDMSAGSAQVKAHGKKVAGALIEAVNHIDDIAGALSKLSDLHAQKLRVDPVNFKLLGQCFLVVVAIHQAAALTPEVHASLDKFLCAVGNVLTAKYR; encoded by the exons ATGGTGCTGTCTGCTAGCGACAAGACCAACGTCAAGGGCCTCTTTGCCAAAATCGGCGGCCAAGCCGACGAGTATGGCGCCGAGACCCTGTCGAG GATGTTCGCCACCTATCCCCAGACCAAGACCTACTTCCCCCACTTCGACATGTCAGCCGGCTCTGCTCAGGTCAAGGCTCACGGCAAGAAGGTCGCGGGCGCTCTGATCGAAGCTGTCAACCACATCGATGACATCGCTGGTGCCCTCTCCAAGCTCAGCGACCTCCACGCCCAAAAGCTCCGCGTGGACCCCGTCAACTTCAAA ctgctgggCCAGTGCTTCCTGGTGGTGGTTGCCATCCACCAGGCTGCCGCCCTGACCCCAGAGGTCCACGCTTCCCTGGACAAGTTCCTGTGCGCCGTGGGCAACGTGCTGACTGCCAAGTACCGTTAA